In Rhodopirellula sp. P2, the DNA window TGCTCAGCTATCCCAATTCCTACGACCAAGTGATGTTTGGCAGTGTCGAACGGGCGTTCGACATGGGGGCCGTCGCGGTCGGAGCGACGATTTACTTTGGTTCCCAAGAATCGCGTCGTCAGCTGGTTGAGGTAGCGGAGGCGTTCGAACACGCTCACGAATTGGGAATGGCGACCGTCTTGTGGTGCTACCTTCGCAACCCAGCCTTCAAAACGGACCAGGACTACCACACGTCCGCGGATCTGACCGGGCAAGCGAATCATTTGGGCGTCACGTTGCAAGCCGATATTATCAAGCAGAAACTGCCAACCAACAACGGTGGTTTCAACGCGATCCAATTTGGCAAAACCTCCCCCTTGGTCTACGACGAATTGACCACCGATCACCCGATCGATCTGTGTCGTTACCAAGTGGCCAACTGCTACATGGGCCGTGCGGGATTGATCAACTCTGGCGGGGCGTCCTCGGGCGCTTCGGATCTCGCTGAGGCAGTGAAAACAGCGGTGATCAACAAGCGAGCCGGGGGAACCGGTTTGATCTCCGGTCGGAAAGCGTTCCAGCGTCCGATGAAGGAGGGAGTCGAACTGCTGCATCGGATTCAGGACGTCTACCTCGACAAGGCGATTTCGATCGCTTGATTGCCCTGGCACCGCAGAGCGTTGGCCCCGCAGACGATGGGACGCTGGTGGCCCTCGGTATCACGTCGCTGGATGGCCCCAGCGGTCCGCGTGCAGGTTCGGGGGCGGGAGGTGTGTGTCGCTGCTGTGAAGGTGCGCTGTCAATGCCGCGATGTAGGCGGTTCTGTCTTCATCGCTGGTGAATTCGAGCGGGCGGCGTGTTTGCAGCTCTCTCATCGATTGCATCTGATGTCGTTCCATGAATTCCGTCAGACCGTCCAGCATGAACCGGATCACATCTGGGCCTTCCCGGTAGATCGCCGACGTCACCATGGCCACGTCCGCTCCCGCCAGCAGCACCTTGATCAAGTGATCGGCATGACCAATCCCGCCGTTGGCCGCCAATGGCATCGCGGGGCAATAGCCGTGGACCTGCATCAGCGTGTCCAGCGATTCCATTTCATCGCTCTCATGGGTGAGTCGCCAGCGACTGGCCAGTTTCAGCGTGTCCAGGCAAATGTCCGTTTTGGGGGCTCGTCCGTGAAGCACCATCCCTTGGGCACCCGACAGCAATTGACGAGCGAGGTGCGGCAAGCTCGTGAAGTTTCGGCCGAGTTTGACAAACAAGGGAATGGTGATCGATGCGTCGACTTCCCGAATGGCTTCGAGAATGGTCGCTTCAATTTCCGCCGAACTGGTAAAGTCGCTGGGGCGTGAATGATGAACGTTCAGTTCGATGGCGGCCGCACCGGCCTCCTGCAATTCACCTGCAAAGTCCATCCAGCCACCGGCAGTGAACCCGTTCAGGCTGGCGATGATGGGGATGTCTTGCAGAGAACTGGCTCGGTTGACGAGTGCCAAGTAGGAATCCGCGTCGGGGCAAACCCAGTGGTGCTGGGTTCGATCGGAGCGTTCCAGAAGGCTTCTTTCTCGAGCCGTGATCTTGCGTCCCGCGTTCCAGCTCCAATCGATCACTTGTTCTTCGAACAACGACGGCAACACGATCGCGCCAGCCCCAGCCTGTTGCATGGCCAAACGCGTGTGTTCATTCATGGACATCGGGGAGGCACCGACGATCACAGGGGAAGCCAACGCGAGCCCACCAAAATGAGTGTTGAGATGAAAAGTCATTGCTTCAAATCCTTGGCGAGAGAAAAGAACGGTTCAAAGCGATTCGGCCACTTGAGCCAAGTCAGGAATCTCAACCACCAACGTTCGCTCGGCGTCCGTCAGTGGTTCACGATGGGCCAGTTGTCGGTCCAGGACATCGAGGTCAGCATCCGAGGCGTCATGCCGATGTGCCATCCGATCGGCAACGCGTTGACGCAGGGTTTGAAGATCGCTGTGGCAATCCAGGATGGCGATGGGGACGCCAGCTTGTTCGGCGAGCTCGTAAAACCGTTGGCGGTCAGCGCGTCGTAGAAAGGTGGCGTCAACGATCACGCTGTGACCGGACGCGAGAATCCGGCGAGCAAGTTGCGAAAGACGCTGGTAGGTTTGTTCATTGGCCTCGGGCGAGTACAGCGTCTCCCTGTTCGGGGTGGCAGTGTCCTGGGAAGCAGGATTGGGAGGTCCTGTGTGCGGAGGCCCCGTATCAGGTTGCCCTGGATCGGGTTGCCCTGTGCTCTCGAAGCCCAGGTTGTCAGCATTCAAACGCTGCCTCGCCGACTGCCCAAACATTCGCTTTCGTTCAACATCGCTGCGCAATCGGAACGCGTTGTGGCGTTGCACGACCGCCTCACTGAGCGTTGTCTTTCCACTGCCACTGACGCCGTGCGTGATCCACAATCGGGGTGTCTCACGCAACGTGAACCGATAGGCCAAGTCGACATGATGGCGAGCGTCCTCCGCATCCTTCCGCATCGATGCGGCCAAGGCCCGCACAAGGGCTCGGTAAACCAAGAACAACCTCAGCAATTCCAACGATTGGTAGTCGCCAGTGCATTCCAAGTAGGCGTTGAGGAAGGTGCGTGAAAGATCGAGATGATCCCGCGCTGCCAAATCCATCGCCAGAAACGCGGCGTCACTGAGAACATCAATCCATCTCAGGTGGTCGTTGAACTCAATGCCGTCGAAGGGAACCAACTGGCCTTGCCAACACACCACGTTGGCTGAGTGCAGATCACCGTGACATTCACGGATGAAGCCGGCCGCAATCCGATCGGCCAGCAAGCGTTGATGCTGTGCCTGGAACTCGGTTGTCCAGTCACGCAACACTTCGCAGGTCGCCGCGGTCGAGGCATCCGCGGTTGTCAGAACCTGTTCGATCGTCTGAGGGATGTTCGCCTGCAAGAATTCAGGCCACTGTTCAGCGATGCGATCGCGGCAAACCGCCGCGTCATGGTGGAATCCCGCGATGGTGGATGCCAGTTGGACGACTTCCTTGGTGGTCAGTTGTCCTGCTTGAACCCGTTCACTGAGCAGGGCACTGGAAGAAAAACGGTGCATCTTGACCGCATACTCGATCACATCGCCTTTCCCTTCGATGGTCGGTCGATCCCCGGAGAGAGTGATCGGCACGACTCCGATGTACAGACCTTTGGCAAAGCGACGATCTAAACGCAGCTCTTCTTCGCAGAAATGTCGCCGCAGGGCGAGCGTGCTGTAGTCAAGGAAGTCCGTCTGAATGGGCTTCTTGATCTTGTACGCAAACTCACCAGCCAAGAGCACAACCGAGAGGTGCGTCTCGTGAACGAGAACCGGGGATTCGATCGAATGCGGGTACGCCTGGGGGTGTTTCAAACCAGCGATCAAGCCATCCAGGGTTGGCTGGATGTCTGTTGTGGTGTTCATCACATTTAGATCCCCCAAAAAAGCGTTTGGCCAATCAACTATTCACGAGGTAACTCAATCAATTCGTCTCGATGCTTTCGCATGTAGGAGTGACATTCCACACAATGAACCGTCATGGCGACGTACCCCATCGTGGCCCGATGGATGTCCTTTTCCTCTGCGGCTTCGGCAATCAAATCGGTTGCACGTTGAAAGTCGCGACTTTGCTCGGCGTACTCTCGTGTTTGAATCACATTCCACCCGGACTCCGTGCTCAGCAATTTCAGCGATCGAGCGTTGGACGCGATCTTGTCAAAGTCTTCGAGCGTCAACCCTTCCAAGATTGCTTTGGACCTTTCCAGCTTCAACCGCATCAGCGGGGTGAGTTTGGTTGTCCGGCTCAATGGGACGTTGTCGGATGGCGGGTCCGCTTGCAAAGTCAACGCCACCACGGACGTCAACAACAACACAAAACCGGCAAGCATGATTGAGAAAGTGCTTTTCATGACGTTCAGCTAAATCAGAGGAAGTGGTTCATCATCTTCGATCAACGAGGTCTGCGACATTTCGACGGGCGAGAGAAATCCTTTGGGTTTGAGCGCCAGCAACGAACAGGTGATGTCGGGAATGACTGTTTCTGCGGTGTTGCCAATCAGGATTCCTGCGATGCCGGAACGACAAACGGTTCCCATCACCATCAAATCCGCTTCGACTTCGTCCGCCACGCTGCGAATCACTTCGGCGGGGGCTCCCTGTCGCAGGTGCAAGTGCACGTCAGCGGCGTCTGCGTAAGGGGCTTGCAGAAGTTCGTCGAGCGCTTGGTGGACCTTCCTTTCGTGATCCTTGCGTGCCAGGTCCACCGCGTCATCGCCCGCGTGCCGACGGATTGAATCTTCCATCCACATTTGCCAAGCGGCGACGACATGCAATTGAGCTTTGTCACGCTGGGCGATGGAATACGCTCGCTCCAGAATCTGACGGTTCAAGTCACGGTGTTGTTGGTTCGCGGCTTCCACGTCGATCGCCGCGACCACTTGGTCGAATTCCCCGTGAATGTCCGGCTTGAGCAACCACACGGGGCAAGGGCACAATCTCAGAAGCGATTTCGCGATGCTTCCGAAGAAGCGTTCGGCCGCAGTGAATCCGTCGGCCGTCTTGACGACGAGATCATGTTCTTCCTGGAGCACCCGGCGAGTGATCTCGGTGGCTGGGTCGCCGATGGCAACCGCGACGTCCAGGGTCAAGCCGGTGTCAGAGTAGTCCGCTGCGAGATCCAGCAAACGACGACGGCGATCTGCCGCCACCAGCTTTTCCAATTCCTCTGGTTTCGCCACATCGGTCATCATGCCCAGCGCCTTGGGGATCGGCTTGACGACATCCATGAGCGTCAGTTTTGCATTGTTTTCGAGCGCCAGATCTGTCGCCCGCGAAACTGCAGTCTGTGGTTGTTCGGTACCAGCGTACACGAGAATGTTGGTGAAGTTTTGCATGGGATTGGTAGCCGAGGTTTGGCAAGGCAAGGGATTGGGAGTTCACAGATCGAGAGGGCCGTGGCAATTCATTGAGACACAATCAGGTTGCCGTGGAATGTTGAAGGACTGCATCTATGGGAGCACCCGGCAGCGATCGATTGCGTGCGATCCAGACACTTGAGGGAGCATGTCGAAGCACAAATCGCGTGGTGCTGCCCAACAGAACTCGTCCCAGGTCGCTTCGGGGCGTTTCCCCCACCACCACCAGATCGACTTGATTGGTTTCGATGTAGTCGACCAAGCCATCACCAATGTGGTCGCAGTGAATCAGATGTCCTTGAGTGGTGGAGGCGACGTCATTCAGACGTTCCACCACACTCTCAATGACTTCGGTTGCGGGAGCATCGTTGGGTTGTTCGTTGTCATCCATGTTGTCTGTCACCGACAACACACGCACTTCGCTGTTGCTGGCCCAGCCAAACTCGGCGAATTCTTCCACGGCATTCTCGGAAGGCTGGCTCGATTCGCAGCCAATCGCGACCCGCAGGCGATGACGTCCGCTGAACTGTGAATTGGGCCGCACCACCAGAACACTGCAGGGGACGTGGGTTGCCACGTAATCACTGACGCTGCCCTGCAGGAGGCGAGCAACGGTTGAGTAGCCCTGCGATCCAATCACCACCAAATCGGGTTGAGTTTCCTTGACAACCGCGACAATGGTTTCGCCCGGCTGGCCTTGGCGGATGACCTGACGCCAATCGATGTCGGCATCCTGAAAGTACTCCTGGACTTTGCTGAACGACTGCTTGGCCTGATCGTGCTTTCTCGCGATCCAACTTTCGCTCCATCCATCCGCCAGAAATGTTCTTCGCGAAGGGGTCTCCGTGATCGCCGTGACGACGGTCAATTCCATCGATTCCGCGTGTGGCAAGCGAGCCAGGAAACGAGCGGCGTCGAGCGAAGCGTCGGAACCGTCAATGGTCAGCAAAATCTTTTTCATCGAACTCTCTTAGGGGTTGCTGGGAGAGCTGACGCACGCGGGGTGCCAAAGAGAACTTTCCGCAAAATCGCTCTGCTTTCCCAAGGCAACGCGTGCGTGGGTGCACATCTGAGCGGGGTGGATCGGCTGGAGAGCGATGTGGGCCGCCTTTTTTCGCGGTATTGCACATGGTCCCGGCTTTGCTAACTCAACTGATACCGTCCAGTTCCACACCACAGGATTTCGATTGACATGTCGAACTTGAAAGCCGACCCCACCAAGCAACGGGCCATCGAATTGAAGCACTACTTTTCGAACCTGGAACAAGCGATTGTTCGCAAACTGCACGACGAAGCCGGTAGTGATTTCGGTCGTCAAGAATTGATTCGTAGCACCGGGATCCATGATCCCCAGCTCATCGAAGAATTAGGAAAGTTGGGTGTGACGGCCGACGGCTTGATGGCACTTCGATTGTTCCCGCTGGTGCTGGTCGCGTGGGCAGAAAAAAACGTCGATCAAAAGGAACGCGAAGCAGTCATCGAGGAAGCACAACGAATTGGAATCCAGGAAGATTCCACTGCCGGAATTCTGCTCGATGAGTGGCTGCAGGTGCGTCCGCCCGGATTGTGCGTGGACGCGTGGAAGCGATACATGCACGAACGATTCCGAGGCATGTCGAGTGTCGCTCAGCAGCGGTTGATTCTGTTGACGGAAAAACAAATGACCAGCGTCGCGAAGGCTTCGGGCGGGCACTTGGGGTTTGGAAAGGTCTCGGCCAAAGAAAAGGCCATCATTCATCAAGTGATCACGGCGATGCGGCAACAGACGCAAACGAATTGAGGATTCGGCGCGATTCGTTCCGTGTCACTTCCCATTGGCATGCTGGTCAAACGTCAGCCGTGAATGCCTGTTCGGCCTGCGTCCTCTTCCCACTGGGTCGGTAGTTCGGGGTAACGAGTCTGACCGGCTTTGGGTTGGTGGTAGGCGTTGTGTTGTCGGTAGTAGGCAACGCAGTCCTGTTCCCGCCCGAGGACAATTCGAAATCCGCTCAGTTCACCAAACCGAGCCGTGATGATCGTCCACCGTCCATGGGCGTTCGCATCGTCTCGAAACACAATGACCCAGTCCTGCGTTGCGTGTTGCTGCTGTGCTCGAGCGGTGTTGGAA includes these proteins:
- a CDS encoding class I fructose-bisphosphate aldolase, with product MPQSTTELLGPAGPHLLEHHCETIDQSRLHLPGPDFLERVVCGTDRNQRVINQLARLFDHGRLGGTGYVSILPVDQGIEHSAGASFAPNPDYFDPENIVRLAMEGGCNAVASTLGVLGAVSRKYAHRIPFVVKINHNELLSYPNSYDQVMFGSVERAFDMGAVAVGATIYFGSQESRRQLVEVAEAFEHAHELGMATVLWCYLRNPAFKTDQDYHTSADLTGQANHLGVTLQADIIKQKLPTNNGGFNAIQFGKTSPLVYDELTTDHPIDLCRYQVANCYMGRAGLINSGGASSGASDLAEAVKTAVINKRAGGTGLISGRKAFQRPMKEGVELLHRIQDVYLDKAISIA
- a CDS encoding dihydroorotate dehydrogenase-like protein; the encoded protein is MTFHLNTHFGGLALASPVIVGASPMSMNEHTRLAMQQAGAGAIVLPSLFEEQVIDWSWNAGRKITARERSLLERSDRTQHHWVCPDADSYLALVNRASSLQDIPIIASLNGFTAGGWMDFAGELQEAGAAAIELNVHHSRPSDFTSSAEIEATILEAIREVDASITIPLFVKLGRNFTSLPHLARQLLSGAQGMVLHGRAPKTDICLDTLKLASRWRLTHESDEMESLDTLMQVHGYCPAMPLAANGGIGHADHLIKVLLAGADVAMVTSAIYREGPDVIRFMLDGLTEFMERHQMQSMRELQTRRPLEFTSDEDRTAYIAALTAHLHSSDTHLPPPNLHADRWGHPAT
- a CDS encoding bifunctional aminoglycoside phosphotransferase/ATP-binding protein; the encoded protein is MNTTTDIQPTLDGLIAGLKHPQAYPHSIESPVLVHETHLSVVLLAGEFAYKIKKPIQTDFLDYSTLALRRHFCEEELRLDRRFAKGLYIGVVPITLSGDRPTIEGKGDVIEYAVKMHRFSSSALLSERVQAGQLTTKEVVQLASTIAGFHHDAAVCRDRIAEQWPEFLQANIPQTIEQVLTTADASTAATCEVLRDWTTEFQAQHQRLLADRIAAGFIRECHGDLHSANVVCWQGQLVPFDGIEFNDHLRWIDVLSDAAFLAMDLAARDHLDLSRTFLNAYLECTGDYQSLELLRLFLVYRALVRALAASMRKDAEDARHHVDLAYRFTLRETPRLWITHGVSGSGKTTLSEAVVQRHNAFRLRSDVERKRMFGQSARQRLNADNLGFESTGQPDPGQPDTGPPHTGPPNPASQDTATPNRETLYSPEANEQTYQRLSQLARRILASGHSVIVDATFLRRADRQRFYELAEQAGVPIAILDCHSDLQTLRQRVADRMAHRHDASDADLDVLDRQLAHREPLTDAERTLVVEIPDLAQVAESL
- a CDS encoding universal stress protein produces the protein MQNFTNILVYAGTEQPQTAVSRATDLALENNAKLTLMDVVKPIPKALGMMTDVAKPEELEKLVAADRRRRLLDLAADYSDTGLTLDVAVAIGDPATEITRRVLQEEHDLVVKTADGFTAAERFFGSIAKSLLRLCPCPVWLLKPDIHGEFDQVVAAIDVEAANQQHRDLNRQILERAYSIAQRDKAQLHVVAAWQMWMEDSIRRHAGDDAVDLARKDHERKVHQALDELLQAPYADAADVHLHLRQGAPAEVIRSVADEVEADLMVMGTVCRSGIAGILIGNTAETVIPDITCSLLALKPKGFLSPVEMSQTSLIEDDEPLPLI
- a CDS encoding universal stress protein, producing MKKILLTIDGSDASLDAARFLARLPHAESMELTVVTAITETPSRRTFLADGWSESWIARKHDQAKQSFSKVQEYFQDADIDWRQVIRQGQPGETIVAVVKETQPDLVVIGSQGYSTVARLLQGSVSDYVATHVPCSVLVVRPNSQFSGRHRLRVAIGCESSQPSENAVEEFAEFGWASNSEVRVLSVTDNMDDNEQPNDAPATEVIESVVERLNDVASTTQGHLIHCDHIGDGLVDYIETNQVDLVVVGETPRSDLGRVLLGSTTRFVLRHAPSSVWIARNRSLPGAPIDAVLQHSTAT